A region of the Apium graveolens cultivar Ventura chromosome 6, ASM990537v1, whole genome shotgun sequence genome:
GGATCAGATCGGGTCGGATCGGATTTTCGCTCCATTGACAAACCTAAGTGGGGCAGTAGATACTAGatactactccctccgtcccattttACAGGTGCCTTTTGAAAAAAAAACGCATATTAAGAAAAGGATTAGTTGGATAACATTTTCAACAAAATACCTCATTAAATACATTGAAAAAAGAGAATATATGCTAATTTTAGAAAGTCAAATCTTGGAAATAACAAATCTAAgaataattttgaaaaattatgCTTAAATTTACATTGAAAGAAGAGAAGGACAAGTAATTTGggacaatttttttttttttcaaaaggaACATGTATattgggacagagggagtagcAAAATTATATCCCGTTGTTAAAAGTAAAAATAGGTTTAGAaaaaataacaataatataatGCAAACTTGTTAGTTTATTCTAGAATAGAGCTAGACAATCCCGGAACACCTTCAAATATATCTGATCAAATATGcgattaataaaattaaataaataatctAACCCCTTTTATAGTTTCAGTTTTTATTTTAAACTTTGTTCTTCTTCAACCTCCTGCAAAATCAATTTCACATTTTTCAAGAAAAAAAACAAGTACCGGAGAAATGAGCACCGGCGAGCTTCTCTCCATCGAACCTACCGAGCTCAAATTCCAATGTATTTTATGACGATCTCATCTCCGAtctgttctctctctctctctctctctgtctgtCTTAAAGTTTTGATTTTTAATCAAATTTGTTAATTCTTGATTGCAGTTGAGCTCAAAAAACAGATCTCTTCAACCCTTCAATTGTTGAATAAAACTGACAATCATGTGGCTTTCAAGGTGTGATCTTTGTTTCAATTGTAAAGTTTTGATCTTTATGGTTTATATGAATATGTATGTATATAGAATTGTGAATTATGAATGTGTGATGTTCAGGTTAAGACTACGAATCCGAAGAAGTATTGCGTTCGTCCCAATACAGGAGTTGTTTCGCCCGGATCAATGTGTGATATAATGGGTGTGTATTTGAATTTTTATGCTGTGGTTTTGAATAAGTATTTGTGGAAATAAAGTTTGGTTTTTTATGTGGCTGAATAGTTAGTTTGGTTCGAGATTTAGGTTTGTTCTAATTGCAGTATAGTTTTGTGGATAATTTACGGAGATAAGGACAAAAAGATTTATTGTATAACAATGTGCATGAAGAGATTGTAAATTGTTATTGTACCTAGCATCAGAAAGGGATAGCTTGGTCTAGGTAATAAGTATAGACAAACAGTTAAACACTAATGCTCTGTTTAGATAAAAGGAATGGAATTGGGTTCAATGAAATGAAATTTGTACTATTTTTGTGGAAATATAATTCATTATTTCCATCCTCAAATCAAGGACATAAATATTATTCCTTCCTCCATTTCGTATGTACAAATTTAAACTAGAGCTCGTTTCCGTAGATCTGTCTGGGAATGAATACTAATTTTTACTTTGAGTGATATGCATTACCAAATCAATTtacatatatttacttaaaaTCGGCTGGAAGTGTCTAAAATAAATACATCATACATGTCCAAGTGTAGGACTTGGAATTTTTTCGtaatgtatacatatatatacacacaatttTTTGGCCAAAACCGGGTTGCCCTACCCATGTACGAGTATCGAGTATGCGCCACAGATACTTGAGGAAAATGGAAGAGTCAGGGGACAGAGTTTGCAAACCTCATCAGAATTTTTGAAATCTCTCATTTTCCTTTTTAACTCTTGATTCCTGCATCCTTGCCTTCCACCTTTAATTTAGTTCATAATATCAATCCTACCTCATCCAAATCTTCCAATCAAAGAAGAGCATAAGCAGTTAATAATGGGGTAATTATCACTATTAACGTGTAGGGAAGCCCTACTTTCTAATACTGAAATGTTGAGGTAACTATCTGTTTTTCTTACTACAACTTTTCTTACTGAACTTTTACCTCTATCTCTAATTTATTTGGAAAACTGATCTCTCGTGTGTGCACTATTAATTTTGTCTATTGGGCCACATTTGTGGTCTACCTTTAATCTTTTTGCAACCAACTTGTGAAATGTACGACTTGCAACAGTTACAATGCAAGCACAGAAGGAGGCTCCTCCAGACATGCAATGCAAGGACAAATTTCTCCTTCAAAGTGTGATTGCACCTGCTGGAGCAACAGCTAAGGAGATCACTCCTGAAATGGTATGTTACTAGTTTTCTGTGTCATTAAGAAAGGTTGATTAATTTGCTACACTTGTTTTTTTTTAACTGAGGTTGTATACTTCTAGTTCTCTAAGGAGGCTGGACATGTTGTGGAGGAATGCAAGTTGAGAGTTGTGTATGTTGCTCCACCCCAACCACCCTCACCTGTAGCTGAGGGATCGGAAGAAGGCTCTTCTCCAAGGGCCTCACACATGGATAATGGGAATTCAAACAGTTCCGAGGTTGGTCCTGAGTTTCTTTTAAATTTATAAGAATTTTTTCTCTGCTATTTTAAGTGATTTTGATGGAATTATTTAACTGTTGCTTATAGGTGTCACGATCGTTTGTTGATTCTCATGACAAATCTTCAGAGGTAAACAACATATTCTTTGAAAGATGTTAATCTCTGTATGAAAATAGGCAGCCCAAAAAATGTGCAATATGTATATATTGAGTCTTTTAATTATCTTGCTGGACTTTTAGTAGAATCCCTCTTACCTTAATCTGGGCGAATCTTGTTTTaataaagcaagattgtaaatctGATTACTTAGCACTAGTTGTCTTGTGATCAGTTGCTCGAATCACTCAAAACATGTATGTTTATTTTTTCTCAGCTAGTAGTCTACTGTTCAACAAGATGTAAGTAATTATTATATACAGCAAGTTAGTAATATTTAACTGCAATTTGTCCTAAATAGCCTTTTGACTATTTCCTAAAAAGCCTTTTGACCTTTACCAAAAAATAGAAATTTAAGCTGATCAGAACAGAAAGAGTTACTCACGTTATTTCTTTTTTGTTCTTAGAACCGGGGTAACTGTGTACCCTGTCTTCTTCGCTATGCTTTGTTGGTTCTCTATTTGGATGGATAACTACAACTCTTTGACACCAGTAGCTACTAAGTCCATTCCCCAGTTTGGTGGGCATATGGTCATTATAGATATAATTGCAATCTTTTAGTGATGGATGGTTCCCAAATCTTAATGCATTTCTTGTCTAAGGATCTGATGAAAGCTAGCTGTACTGGATTCACCCTTGGTTAGAAGATATAGCTTTATTTGATATTCTAGCTAGAGACTTGAAAATGTGCTTTGCTATGCTGCTGTTAGCACTTTTTTGTTGTCAAGTAGTTCAATTAAGTTCacatttctttttttttgttttttttttcatCTTATTTGATTACTTTTggtattatatttattatattggTATAGGTACGGGCCCTTATCTCGAAATTGACTGAAGAAAAATCTGCTGCACTTCAGCAGGGTAATAAACTTCGTCAGGAATTGGTGAGAATAACAACTCAACTCAGCTTTCTAACCTTTAATGTATCTGTTCTCTAGGCTATCTTCATGCAGTACCTTCTGTTGCCTTTTTCTctaaccccccccccccctctttTGGATTTAACTTGTTTTTCTGTTTATTAAGACAGTTCTTTTAATATATATAGGGAAACATAAATATTCATAAAATCAAATCAAATGACAACTCTTTTTGAAAGCTCAATTAATTGCTACAATAATAGCTTCTAGAAATGAAGCCAATACGAGACAAACTAGAAAGTTTGAGTTTCGGatttggaagtcagaatgaatATTTAGAACTGTAGAAACAACCTATAGAACTTTAGGAACAGGTAAGTAAGATGTTTAAATTTGAAGACAACTGAAAATCGTCATAAAAATCAATGAACTTTAATATCTTGAGGCCCAGCATGTTATGTATGTGATTAAGTCATTTGAAGCTTGAAGTTCAAAGAAATGCATGTCTAATCCACACCCCACCTTATAATTTATCCAGTTCTTTAGGTATTTTTGTTACATTTGAAAGCTCTGGTCTATTTTTTTATCCTTGTTTAATAACTAATACTAGCTTAAATCTCGTGCGATGCTCGGGTTcccgttaatatttaaattttatatttatccTATCATATtacaatttcaaaattatttatataaatatataataataaattataaaataataataatatgataacCTGTGGTCGTattttagtaggataagtatactatatctGGTAGTTTAACAATTGattagtttagcggatatataacactatttattttttatttttttaataattaagaAAAAACTGTGgttgtagtttagtaggataagtagaaCATGTgtgtagtagtttaataatttaatagtttaacggatatataatactattttttttaataactaaaattagggaataatcattgaaccaaattatatcccattccggttattatagatAAAAAACATAATTTATATTATCCGCATCTTTAATTTGGTTCTTTATTAACCATGTCCTCAGCGAGAAGGAGAATTTGAGAACCAAG
Encoded here:
- the LOC141668502 gene encoding vesicle-associated protein 1-2-like, encoding MSTGELLSIEPTELKFQFELKKQISSTLQLLNKTDNHVAFKVKTTNPKKYCVRPNTGVVSPGSMCDIMVTMQAQKEAPPDMQCKDKFLLQSVIAPAGATAKEITPEMFSKEAGHVVEECKLRVVYVAPPQPPSPVAEGSEEGSSPRASHMDNGNSNSSEVSRSFVDSHDKSSEVRALISKLTEEKSAALQQGNKLRQELEFLRRSSGGKSQGGVSMTFVAVVGLIGILLGYLLKRA